A genomic stretch from Vicia villosa cultivar HV-30 ecotype Madison, WI unplaced genomic scaffold, Vvil1.0 ctg.003413F_1_1, whole genome shotgun sequence includes:
- the LOC131640946 gene encoding uncharacterized protein LOC131640946: MHIKLPRSPILLQTENIPVGPSRYLLRLNCSDSSHKCDTSYVSKSFKMSQQSCDASPVSDSATPDESSNSNRSLEVVPLRTISSDDVKATKPKIAHAKRPKEGIHNKGAKPSASNTIEELTKEGTRYVDKAITRIVTRILNENHQNTSKAEVAHTSGCDPTEEEIITNGQEGVENTNVTEDVNDIEENKHTKVNTETGTNVVDLDENSDDELLASLNPSVANRLMTRRKAKAISQSSPEKNAEAKSTVKDSVKKKSTSAGPIKSRAMAKSVGVGPSKSWSKVVPKKRKEREIVEYESDVEGDVPNIPSRKKPTTSKLAASIPERPIDNVSFYYASSASRWKYVLQKRLVVERDLAPNALENKEILELIQEAGLLKTVCNLPKCYERLVKEFMVNLSEDCGNSKSVDFIKVFVKGKCVSFSPSVINNFLVRTNEAQPELEVTDNKVCQVITAKQVKSWPLKEKLTASKLCIKYAMLHKIEAANWVPTNHKSTISTVLGRFLYDVGTKAKFDYGTYIFDQTMKHARSFSVKGPIAFPSLLCGIILTQYPNILNEHDVVCKRESPLAFIYKLFQGTHVPDIVMTSAETSKSGASASKAKVIAMLNETCKELEARKISLEKMISTLEMDENDEFADAVEMADEDE, encoded by the exons ATGCATATAAAGCTCCCTCGCTCTCCTATTCTTCTACAAACGGAAAACATCCCTGTTGGTCCTTCTCGCTACTTATTAAGGTTGAACTGCTCGGATTCTTCTCACAAGTGTGACACAAGTTATGTCTCAAAGAGTTTCAAAATGTCTCAGCAATCGTGTGATGCATCTCCCGTATCTGACTCGGCAACACCGGATGAGTCCTCTAACTCTAATAGGAGTCTGGAGGTTGTACCTTTAAGGACGATTAGTAGTGATGATGTAAAGGCCACAAAGCCTAAAATAGCACATGCAAAACGGCCCAAGGAGGGTATTCATAACAAGGGCGCCAAACCTTCTGCATCTAATACCATAgaggaacttactaaagaaggaACCAGATATGTTGATAAAGCAATTACCAGAATTGTTACACGcattctgaatgaaaatcatcaa AACACCAGTAAGGCTGAAGTTGCTCACACCTCTGGTTGTGACCCAACTGAAGAGGAGATCATTACGAATGGACAAGAAGGTGTTGAGAATACCAATGTTACTGAGGATGTCAATGACATCGAAGAGAATAAGCACACTAAGGTCAATACTGAAACAGGTACCAATGTGGTAGACTTAGATGAGAATTCTGACGACGAGTTGCTTGCCTCATTAAATCCTAGTGTAGCCAACAGGCTGATGACTAGAAGAAAAGCCAAAGCTATTTCCCAAAGTTCCCCTGAAAAGAATGCAGAAGCTAAGAGCACTGTTAAAGACTCTGTCAAGAAGAAGAGTACTTCTGCTGGTCCTATCAAGAGCAGAGCTATGGCTAAGAGTGTAGGGGTTGGTCCCTCAAAGTCCTGGAGCAAGGTTGttccaaagaaaagaaaggagagGGAAATTGTTGAATATGAGTCTGATGTTGAAGGGGATGTCCCTAACATTCCATCAAGGAAGAAGCCTACAACAAGCAAGCTTGCTGCAAGTATTCCTGAAAGACCTATTGATAATGTGTCATTCTACTATGCCTCTAGTGCCAGCAGGTGGAAATATGTGCTCCAAAAGAGACTGGTTGTTGAAAGGGATTTGGCTCCAAATGCTCTTGAGAACAAGGAAATCTTAGAGCTAATTCAGGAAGCTGGACTATTAAAAACTGTGTGCAACCTTCCCAAATGTTATGAGAGGCTGGTAAAAGAATTTATGGTGAACCTATCTGAAGATTGTGGAAACAGCAAGAGTGTGGACTTCATAAAAGTGTTTGTGAAAGGTAAGTGTGTTTCGTTCTCTCCTTCTGTGATTAATAACTTCTTGGTAAGAACAAatgaagctcaacctgagcttgaagtgacAGACAACAAGGTTTGTCAAGTGATCACAGCCAAGCAGGTAAAAAGTTGGCCCTTAAAAGAGAAACTAACTGCAAGTAAGCTGTGCATCAAGTATGCAATGCTTCACAAGATAGAAGCAGCTAATTGGGTACCAACAAATCACAAGTCCACTATTTCAACTGTTCTTGGCAGATTTTTGTATGATGTAGGAACAAAGGCAAAGTTTGACTATGGAACATATATTTTTGACCAAACTATGAAGCATGCTAGAAGCTTCAGTGTTAAGGGTCCAATTGCCTTTCCATCCCTCCTGTGTGGCATAATTCTGACTCAGTATCCCAATATTCTCAATGAACATGATGTAGTATGCAAAAGAGAAAGCCCATTGGCTTTCATCTATAAATTGTTTCAGGGTACGCATGTTCCAGACATTGTCATGACATCGGCTGAAACATCCAAGTCTGGAGCATCAGCCAGCAAAGCAAAAGTCATAGCAATGTTAAACGAGACCTGCAAAGAGCTGGAAGCTAGGAAGATATCCCTTGAAAAGATGATAAGCACTCTGGAAATGGATGAGAATGACGAATTTGCAGATGCTGTAGAGATGGCAGATGAAGATGAATAA